One window of the Phycisphaerae bacterium genome contains the following:
- a CDS encoding efflux transporter periplasmic adaptor subunit: protein MTKNKIYLIGIAAIVLIVVLLSASFLTGKDASEQAGPTYKVQHGPLTISFVESGTIKARDQIILKNEVEGRTSITYVIPEGERVKKGDLLIELDVSSLEDEKIDREIAVQNAEAAYISAKENLAVVENQAKSDVDLATLTLEFAKQDLEKYVKGEYLSELLKANTDITLAEEELTKAQDYLNWSEKLYDANYIPETELSGDKLTKKKCELNVEIARNSKELLTDYTYKRNLAKLQSDVNQADMAMERTERKANADVIQAKAELKAKEAEYGRQKDKLVKVEDQIKKTKIYAPEDGLVIYATSAKNTGWHNASEPLDVGREVQEREELIYLPTGNASNAEVMIHEFNLKKTMKELPVIITVDALQGKTFYGTIKSIAPLPDARSMFMNPDLKLYNTVIYVEGEDPALKTGMSCQAEIIVKQYEDAFYIPLQAVTKIGADYTVYVKNGKKFEPKQVKIGLDNNKVIHILDGLKAGETILLNPPLKSTSGVSQSRSVSEQNGDGNIDGIQGKISQGLKNAENNQSSQEPNQPANSETANIEQMKRQFENMTPEKLEEMKKKFENMSPEEKEKAMQQMRGGGKTSGSRRRNRSEESQ, encoded by the coding sequence ATGACTAAAAATAAAATATATCTCATCGGTATCGCGGCCATTGTTTTAATAGTCGTTCTGCTATCGGCATCATTTTTAACAGGCAAAGATGCTTCCGAACAGGCCGGCCCAACATACAAGGTCCAGCACGGCCCTTTGACCATTAGTTTTGTCGAGTCCGGTACTATCAAGGCAAGAGACCAGATAATACTTAAAAACGAAGTCGAGGGCAGAACATCCATAACTTATGTTATACCCGAAGGTGAGCGAGTTAAAAAAGGCGATTTGCTTATCGAACTCGACGTAAGCAGCCTTGAAGACGAAAAAATCGACAGGGAAATCGCAGTTCAAAACGCCGAAGCTGCATATATAAGCGCAAAAGAAAACCTGGCGGTTGTCGAGAACCAGGCAAAAAGCGATGTGGATCTGGCAACACTTACGCTTGAATTCGCCAAACAGGACCTGGAGAAATACGTAAAAGGTGAATATCTTTCAGAACTTCTGAAAGCGAATACCGACATCACACTTGCCGAAGAAGAATTAACCAAGGCACAGGATTATCTTAACTGGTCTGAAAAGCTTTATGACGCAAACTATATTCCCGAAACGGAATTAAGCGGCGACAAACTCACAAAGAAGAAATGCGAACTAAATGTTGAAATCGCAAGAAACAGTAAAGAGCTGCTTACCGATTACACCTATAAACGAAATCTTGCAAAACTTCAAAGCGATGTCAATCAGGCCGATATGGCTATGGAACGCACCGAACGCAAGGCCAACGCTGACGTAATACAGGCAAAAGCCGAACTGAAGGCAAAAGAAGCGGAATATGGGCGGCAGAAAGACAAACTCGTAAAAGTCGAAGACCAAATAAAAAAGACAAAAATTTATGCGCCTGAAGACGGATTGGTTATTTACGCGACAAGCGCAAAAAATACCGGCTGGCACAATGCAAGCGAGCCTCTTGATGTCGGTAGAGAAGTCCAGGAAAGAGAAGAGTTGATTTACCTTCCGACGGGAAACGCATCGAATGCCGAAGTTATGATTCACGAGTTCAATCTTAAGAAAACCATGAAAGAACTGCCGGTTATTATTACGGTAGACGCACTACAGGGAAAGACCTTCTACGGGACAATAAAATCCATCGCGCCGCTGCCGGATGCCAGAAGTATGTTTATGAACCCGGATTTAAAACTTTACAATACGGTAATCTATGTAGAGGGCGAAGACCCGGCACTGAAAACAGGAATGAGCTGCCAGGCGGAAATAATCGTTAAACAATACGAAGACGCTTTTTATATTCCTCTCCAGGCAGTCACAAAAATCGGGGCCGATTACACGGTTTACGTAAAGAACGGCAAAAAATTCGAGCCAAAACAGGTAAAAATCGGACTTGATAACAACAAGGTTATTCACATCCTCGACGGACTTAAAGCAGGCGAAACAATCCTGCTGAATCCGCCATTGAAATCGACTTCGGGAGTATCGCAGAGCCGCAGCGTATCTGAACAAAACGGCGATGGAAATATCGATGGTATTCAGGGAAAAATATCACAAGGACTGAAAAACGCTGAAAACAATCAAAGTTCGCAGGAGCCAAATCAACCGGCAAACAGCGAAACGGCAAATATAGAGCAAATGAAAAGACAGTTCGAGAATATGACCCCGGAAAAGCTCGAAGAAATGAAGAAAAAATTCGAGAATATGTCACCCGAAGAAAAAGAAAAGGCAATGCAGCAAATGCGGGGAGGCGGCAAAACATCAGGTTCCAGAAGACGGAACAGAAGCGAAGAAAGTCAATAA
- a CDS encoding ABC transporter ATP-binding protein, producing the protein MDIVRFSNIHKIYEMGAEPVRALDGVSVAFQKGSFWAIMGPSGSGKSTMMNILGCLDRPTSGQYFLENKDISTLNDDELSDIRLKYIGFVFQSFNLIPQLTVQKNIELPLYYLGWEAEKSAEKAKELAAKVGLETRLNHRPSELSGGQMQRVAVARSLAADPHIILADEPTGNLDSHTGDQIMELLTNLNKEGTTIIMVTHEPDIAAHAHNRLHMKDGLIERIDN; encoded by the coding sequence ATGGATATAGTAAGATTCAGCAATATCCACAAAATATATGAAATGGGCGCTGAGCCGGTAAGGGCACTCGACGGTGTAAGTGTGGCATTTCAGAAAGGAAGTTTCTGGGCAATTATGGGGCCCAGCGGTTCAGGAAAAAGTACAATGATGAATATACTCGGATGCCTCGACCGCCCTACTTCGGGACAGTATTTTCTTGAAAACAAAGACATAAGCACACTTAACGATGACGAATTAAGCGATATCAGACTTAAATATATAGGTTTTGTTTTTCAAAGTTTTAACCTGATTCCACAACTGACAGTTCAGAAAAATATTGAACTGCCTCTTTACTATCTAGGATGGGAAGCGGAAAAAAGCGCAGAAAAAGCAAAAGAACTTGCGGCAAAAGTCGGGCTTGAAACAAGGCTCAATCATCGGCCTTCGGAATTGTCCGGCGGACAGATGCAGAGAGTAGCCGTTGCCCGTTCTTTGGCGGCAGACCCGCATATTATTCTCGCCGATGAACCGACAGGCAACCTTGACAGTCATACCGGCGACCAGATTATGGAACTTCTCACCAACCTTAATAAAGAAGGAACAACTATAATTATGGTAACACATGAGCCTGATATCGCGGCACATGCGCATAACAGATTACATATGAAAGACGGTTTGATAGAAAGAATCGATAACTAA
- a CDS encoding TolC family protein: MKNISHNIFKNKKLDVKAFLAAGLIALITSQIGCSPAKYRSDMDKTAGKIITEKQLEATGKTSQFSIERPSDILRRRLLKDQKLPTSSKASFGTDALQKIEHWPEKDYPVATNGGNVAEVNDVNNSITISLLQALQIGAYNSFDYQTQKEKVFQSALSLELERYAFRNTFIAQVQNLLSTDTTGNRTVSGTITSGNVGVSRKFESGAEVSSALAIDLANLLTLGGASSVGIAGEGSISIPLLRGSGRHIVREPLTQAERNTIYSIWNFERYKEEFAVNIASKYLAVLQQLDSIKNSEADYRSRIASAKRSRSLADAGRIQEIEVDQAVQNELSSRQRWITATQSYKRQLDSFKVFLGLPPDAAIELDPNELKVLASSMEQIIRRMNVQEANLPDSNQVLINELVEVLEPDYKNAGPYEMEEATAMKLAFDNRYDLKSADGAVYDSQRAVIVAADALGAELTFLGSADIGSRRNRIADTTADNSRFVANRGVFSTLLTLDLPLDRTTESIDYRNSLIGLEQSVRNIQATEDTIKTEVRNALRDLLEARENMHIQAKAVSVAEKRVKSVNMFLDAGRAQIRDLLEAQDSLLAAQNSLTAAVVNYRTAELAIQRDTGVLEVDEKGLWKEYQPGGNQND, encoded by the coding sequence GACGGGAAAAACAAGCCAATTCAGTATCGAAAGGCCAAGCGATATCCTCCGCAGAAGACTGCTTAAAGACCAGAAATTACCAACTTCGAGCAAGGCTTCTTTCGGAACGGATGCCCTGCAAAAGATAGAACACTGGCCGGAGAAAGATTATCCTGTCGCAACTAATGGCGGCAATGTCGCTGAGGTAAATGACGTTAACAATTCAATCACTATCTCGCTTTTGCAGGCATTACAAATCGGCGCCTATAACAGTTTCGATTATCAAACCCAGAAAGAGAAAGTCTTTCAGTCGGCTCTGTCTCTCGAACTGGAACGGTATGCTTTCAGAAATACATTTATCGCGCAAGTGCAAAATCTGCTCAGTACCGATACGACCGGAAACAGAACCGTCAGCGGAACAATCACAAGCGGCAATGTCGGGGTCAGCAGGAAATTCGAATCCGGAGCGGAAGTAAGTTCGGCACTTGCAATCGACCTTGCAAACCTGCTGACACTTGGCGGAGCTTCATCGGTCGGAATCGCAGGCGAAGGCAGCATCTCGATACCGTTGTTAAGAGGGTCGGGAAGACATATAGTCAGGGAGCCGCTGACACAAGCGGAAAGAAATACGATTTATTCGATATGGAACTTCGAAAGATATAAAGAAGAATTCGCGGTAAATATCGCAAGCAAATATCTTGCGGTTCTTCAGCAGTTAGATTCGATTAAAAACAGCGAAGCGGATTATCGCAGCAGGATAGCGTCAGCGAAACGAAGCAGAAGCCTGGCAGACGCGGGAAGAATTCAGGAAATCGAAGTTGACCAGGCAGTTCAGAACGAATTAAGTTCGCGTCAAAGATGGATTACCGCAACGCAATCATATAAAAGACAGCTCGATTCATTTAAGGTTTTCCTCGGATTGCCGCCGGATGCCGCCATAGAACTTGACCCGAATGAACTTAAGGTACTGGCATCATCGATGGAACAGATTATCCGCCGAATGAACGTACAGGAAGCAAATCTGCCCGACAGCAATCAGGTATTAATAAACGAACTTGTCGAAGTGCTCGAGCCTGATTATAAAAACGCGGGGCCATACGAAATGGAAGAAGCAACTGCGATGAAACTGGCCTTCGATAACAGGTACGACCTGAAATCAGCAGACGGTGCAGTTTACGATTCCCAAAGAGCCGTTATAGTGGCAGCAGATGCTTTGGGGGCGGAACTGACTTTTCTCGGTTCAGCCGATATCGGCTCAAGAAGGAACCGTATTGCGGATACAACTGCCGATAACAGCAGATTTGTAGCGAACAGAGGAGTGTTTTCGACGCTGCTGACACTTGACCTGCCGCTTGATAGAACGACAGAAAGCATCGACTATCGAAACAGTCTTATCGGCCTCGAACAGTCTGTCCGAAATATACAGGCAACGGAAGATACGATAAAAACAGAAGTCAGAAACGCACTTCGCGATTTGCTCGAAGCGCGAGAAAATATGCACATACAGGCGAAAGCCGTAAGTGTCGCTGAAAAACGAGTTAAAAGCGTCAATATGTTCCTTGACGCCGGCAGAGCCCAGATACGCGACCTTCTCGAAGCACAGGATTCTCTTCTGGCGGCACAGAACTCGCTGACTGCTGCGGTCGTTAATTACCGGACAGCGGAACTTGCAATTCAGCGGGACACAGGCGTATTGGAAGTAGATGAAAAAGGGTTATGGAAAGAATATCAGCCCGGAGGAAACCAAAATGACTAA